The Thermosipho japonicus region ACAACTTAAACCTTATACAAAAAATTCCAAAAATAATCGGTATTCAAGCAAAAGGGGCAGATGCAATTGCAAAAACATTTTCTAATGGAAAACCTTACACTCCTGTAGATATAATACCAAACACAATTGCAGATAGTATTTCTGTTGGGAAGCCTCGTGATGTAATAAAAGCATGTAAATATGTTGAAAAAAGTGGTGGAACATTTTTAACTGTCAATGATGAAGAAATCAAAACCGCAATATTTGAACTTGCTAAAAACACGGGTATTTTCGCAGAACCTGCTGGTGCCGCTGCATATGCAGGTTTTAAAAAAGCTATCTCTATGGATTTACTAAAAAAAGAAGATACTGTAGCAATATTTATTACTGGAAATGGCTTAAAAGATATTAAAGCTGTGCAAGATAACATAAAAATTAATCCTATTCCACCAGTATTTGAGAAAATCATTGAATACATAAATGGGGTGAAAAAATGAAAATTAAATTCACACTCAACGGACAAACAATTGAAAGGGATGTACCTGTTTATAAAAGAGCTCTTGACTTTTTAAGAGATGATTTAAAGATAACGTCTGTAAAGGAAGGATGTGGTGAAGGAGAATGCGGAGCTTGTACGATAATCGTCAACGGTAAAAATGTTCATTCATGCCTTATGCTTGCAGTTGAGCTTGATGGAAAAGAAGTGATCACACTTGAGGGTATTAAAGATCCAATTAAAGATGCTTATGTTGAAGCTGGAGCAATACAATGTGGATTTTGCACACCAGGATTTATAGTTTCAACAAAAGTGCTACTCGATAAAAATTCCAATCCAAGCGAAGAAGAAATAAAAGAAGCACTTGAGGGAAACC contains the following coding sequences:
- a CDS encoding (2Fe-2S)-binding protein; amino-acid sequence: MKIKFTLNGQTIERDVPVYKRALDFLRDDLKITSVKEGCGEGECGACTIIVNGKNVHSCLMLAVELDGKEVITLEGIKDPIKDAYVEAGAIQCGFCTPGFIVSTKVLLDKNSNPSEEEIKEALEGNLCRCTGYIKIIDAVKIASSKIKGSEKND